In Saccharicrinis fermentans DSM 9555 = JCM 21142, a genomic segment contains:
- a CDS encoding glycoside hydrolase: MYIKQTITLLALIFVIVCSCSTNNNSGGAAQEVLVNENQTYQTMEGFGASDCWTIQFVGANWPEAKREGIADLLFSKEIDQNGNPKGIGLSQWRFNIGGGTAEQGDQSGIPNVWRRAECFLNSDGTYDWNRQLGQQWFLHAAQKRGVESLLAFNNTPPVQYTKNGKGWSPGGDRYNLQADKYDDYAHFLVEVCKYFESIGVNFDYVSPFNEPQWDWKAPATQEGTPARNKEIAQLVNELSPLLAQQFPAIKIAVPEAAQLQFLYEKRGYENRDNQLKELFDSSSDSYIMNLPNVKNAVMGHSYFTTSKLDTLIEVRRKLKNYLNTYHKDLAYWQSEFCILEKHKDIGGGNKRDLGMATALYVARVIHADLALADASLWSWWTAVSPMDYKDGLVYIDLGAEQKGETKYENLREDGYFRDSKTLWVLGNYSRFVQPGMIRILTNLSNKLSLKEQMNQLMISGYKSADDRKYTFVVVNYGNENNTLSFNYFLKDKKNVTITSYVTSKDKNLEKTNVNGANVNVPARSVVSIVME, translated from the coding sequence ATGTATATAAAACAAACAATAACATTACTGGCTCTAATTTTTGTTATCGTCTGCTCCTGTTCTACCAATAATAATTCCGGTGGTGCGGCACAAGAGGTATTGGTTAATGAAAATCAAACCTATCAAACCATGGAAGGTTTTGGGGCGTCAGATTGCTGGACCATTCAGTTTGTAGGAGCAAATTGGCCTGAGGCAAAGAGAGAAGGCATTGCAGACTTACTTTTTAGTAAAGAGATTGATCAAAATGGAAACCCGAAAGGTATTGGTCTTTCTCAATGGCGTTTTAATATCGGAGGAGGAACAGCTGAACAAGGAGACCAAAGTGGGATCCCTAATGTTTGGAGAAGAGCTGAGTGTTTCTTAAATTCTGATGGCACTTACGACTGGAATAGGCAATTAGGACAACAATGGTTTTTACATGCTGCTCAAAAAAGAGGTGTTGAATCATTGCTTGCTTTTAACAATACACCTCCTGTTCAGTATACAAAAAATGGCAAGGGATGGTCTCCTGGAGGAGATAGATATAATTTACAAGCCGATAAATATGATGATTATGCTCATTTTTTAGTGGAAGTTTGTAAGTATTTTGAGAGTATTGGGGTTAATTTTGATTATGTTAGCCCTTTTAATGAGCCGCAATGGGATTGGAAAGCACCCGCAACCCAGGAAGGTACCCCTGCCAGGAATAAAGAAATTGCTCAACTGGTGAATGAGCTGAGTCCTTTGTTGGCACAGCAATTTCCAGCTATTAAAATTGCAGTCCCTGAGGCTGCACAGCTCCAGTTTCTATATGAAAAGAGAGGATATGAAAACCGAGATAATCAACTGAAAGAACTATTTGACAGTTCTTCAGATAGTTATATAATGAACCTTCCGAATGTTAAAAATGCGGTAATGGGACATAGCTACTTTACTACGAGTAAGTTGGATACTTTAATAGAAGTGAGGCGTAAGTTAAAAAACTATCTAAATACATATCATAAGGATTTAGCTTATTGGCAAAGCGAATTTTGTATTCTTGAAAAACACAAAGATATTGGTGGAGGTAACAAAAGAGACCTAGGTATGGCAACCGCATTGTATGTGGCAAGAGTTATTCATGCGGATCTGGCTCTGGCTGATGCTTCCTTATGGAGTTGGTGGACGGCGGTTTCACCCATGGATTATAAAGATGGTTTGGTTTATATTGATTTGGGTGCTGAGCAAAAAGGGGAGACGAAATATGAAAATCTACGTGAAGATGGATATTTTCGGGATTCTAAAACCCTTTGGGTATTAGGTAACTATTCGCGTTTTGTGCAGCCCGGAATGATTCGTATTTTAACAAACTTATCCAATAAATTGTCATTGAAGGAGCAAATGAATCAGTTAATGATAAGTGGATATAAATCTGCGGATGATCGCAAATATACTTTTGTTGTCGTTAATTATGGAAACGAGAATAACACGCTATCATTTAATTATTTTTTAAAGGATAAAAAGAATGTAACCATAACTAGCTATGTTACTTCAAAGGATAAAAATCTGGAAAAGACGAATGTGAATGGTGCGAATGTGAATGTACCAGCTCGTTCTGTTGTTAGTATCGTAATGGAATAA
- a CDS encoding cellulase family glycosylhydrolase — MMKNLIISLLALSFLLYGCSGDSDGDNIAPDDKDNTENENPAANIDFTQAIRGVNWADKRDNFVDDLLVPSGLTSGDSYYMVQTDAQYVMKGFLDNMGANTVRLPINYATVSSTWWNGYKGAIDKAIAKGMRVILAYWEGESSRDGKVDNISEFWVMWSTVIKDYGENAGVYFEVMNEPYGYSLSELTDLYESWLNEFSDIPHERILLGGKGYSENVTALGADSRFSNCLLSLHNYAFWAERSAEEWQNDWLNRIGDYASRTVVTEFGSTMTQGKDYNGAANTDNEVDYIQVSTKLFRDRGVQSVYWPGLREGDWYSIQTLDHTTFKMSTTNVSGLWWIQYGWGMD, encoded by the coding sequence ATGATGAAGAATTTAATAATTAGTCTTTTGGCATTGTCATTTCTATTATATGGATGTAGTGGTGACTCGGATGGTGATAATATTGCACCTGATGATAAAGACAATACGGAAAATGAAAATCCTGCTGCTAATATCGATTTTACGCAAGCCATTAGAGGTGTGAATTGGGCGGATAAACGTGATAACTTTGTGGATGATTTATTGGTTCCCAGTGGACTTACCAGTGGGGATTCATATTATATGGTGCAGACGGATGCACAATATGTTATGAAGGGTTTCCTGGATAATATGGGGGCCAATACGGTTCGATTACCCATTAATTACGCAACGGTAAGCAGTACATGGTGGAATGGTTATAAAGGTGCTATAGATAAAGCAATAGCTAAAGGAATGCGCGTAATTTTAGCTTATTGGGAAGGTGAAAGCAGTAGAGATGGCAAGGTGGATAATATCTCTGAATTTTGGGTCATGTGGTCTACTGTTATTAAGGACTATGGTGAAAATGCAGGGGTGTATTTTGAAGTTATGAATGAACCATACGGATACTCTCTATCGGAATTAACAGACTTGTATGAGTCGTGGTTAAATGAATTTTCTGATATACCCCACGAACGTATTCTGTTGGGAGGAAAAGGGTATTCTGAAAATGTAACAGCACTGGGAGCGGATAGTCGCTTTTCTAACTGTTTGTTATCACTGCATAACTACGCCTTTTGGGCAGAAAGATCGGCAGAGGAATGGCAAAACGACTGGTTGAATCGTATTGGTGATTATGCGAGCCGGACTGTGGTTACAGAGTTTGGTAGCACAATGACACAAGGTAAAGATTATAACGGTGCAGCCAATACTGATAATGAGGTGGATTATATACAGGTTTCTACTAAGTTGTTTAGAGATAGGGGGGTACAGAGTGTTTATTGGCCTGGTTTGCGCGAAGGTGATTGGTATAGTATTCAAACACTCGATCATACTACATTTAAAATGAGTACAACCAATGTATCTGGCTTGTGGTGGATACAATATGGTTGGGGTATGGATTAA
- a CDS encoding IS110 family RNA-guided transposase, which translates to MQVYGIDLSMEKFDVNFIDKNGKEKKKQVKNRLSAISKFLENVSEDAVLCVEHTGSYGDLLVYLCNQLGIDIALIPGYTIKHSLGMIKGKSDDIDAARIREYGERFFDKLKYKQYDSEEIVELKSLYTLRSQLVKARKVLRTGEHGRSNVPIQSVSAHKYADKAIFNLNKEIEEVESEIEAIITANNELNDNYELVVSVKGIGPVIATDLIIKTGNFLVIDTARKASSYVGICPFPNASGKMVGKAKISPFGDRKLKALLYMGAKSAVKHNKEYRLYYEKKKLEGKPHYLIMNNVSNKMLRTIYSVVKNKTPYSQDYICLDPREKNINSSTEIVA; encoded by the coding sequence ATGCAAGTATATGGAATTGATTTATCAATGGAAAAGTTTGATGTAAACTTTATTGACAAGAATGGAAAAGAAAAGAAGAAACAAGTGAAGAACAGACTAAGTGCCATATCAAAGTTCTTAGAGAACGTATCAGAAGATGCCGTATTGTGTGTTGAGCATACAGGTTCCTATGGAGACTTATTGGTTTATTTATGCAACCAGTTAGGAATAGATATAGCCTTGATACCGGGTTATACCATAAAGCATAGCCTAGGTATGATAAAGGGAAAGTCTGATGATATAGATGCCGCTAGAATACGAGAATATGGAGAGCGATTCTTTGATAAGTTAAAATACAAGCAGTACGATTCAGAGGAGATAGTTGAATTGAAAAGTTTGTATACACTGCGTTCTCAATTAGTGAAGGCAAGAAAGGTTTTAAGAACAGGAGAGCACGGTCGTTCCAATGTGCCCATACAAAGCGTAAGTGCACATAAATATGCAGATAAAGCTATATTCAATTTAAACAAAGAGATAGAAGAAGTAGAAAGTGAAATAGAAGCTATAATAACGGCAAACAATGAACTGAACGACAATTATGAACTAGTTGTCAGCGTAAAAGGAATAGGGCCTGTTATAGCCACGGATTTGATTATTAAAACAGGGAACTTTCTTGTGATTGACACCGCTCGAAAGGCATCTTCATATGTGGGGATTTGCCCTTTCCCCAATGCGTCAGGAAAGATGGTCGGCAAAGCAAAAATAAGCCCGTTTGGAGATCGAAAACTAAAGGCTCTCCTTTATATGGGTGCTAAGTCTGCTGTCAAGCACAATAAAGAATATAGGCTGTATTACGAAAAGAAAAAGTTAGAGGGCAAACCTCATTATTTAATTATGAATAATGTGTCAAATAAAATGTTGAGAACAATTTATAGCGTTGTAAAAAATAAAACGCCTTACAGTCAAGATTACATATGTCTTGACCCGAGAGAGAAAAATATTAATAGCTCCACTGAAATAGTGGCTTAA
- a CDS encoding family 43 glycosylhydrolase produces the protein MKRLLFIAVCLFVLSLAIVNGQQSDKSNSYVGYLFAYFSGNNMDQEQIHFAVSNDGYHFTALNYDAPVINSREISSTGGVRDPHILRCEDGKTFYMVATDMVSANGWSSNRAMVLLKSSDLIHWSSAVVNIQKKYSAQDRLKRVWAPQTIYDKEAGKYLIYWSMMYEGGADVIYYAYANEDFTDIEGRPQQLFFPANKKSCIDGDIVYKDGKYHLFYKTEGHGNGIKKATSTSLTSGKWIEEDDYLQQTSNPVEGSGIFKLINDDSYILMYDMYTVGKYQFAKSKDLKTFSLVDKEIKMDFHPRHGSVIPVTSSEMDALLDKWGQGFDAEIKLGSNPVLAGFYADPDMIFSNKTNKYYLYPTSDGFEGWSGTYFKTFSSTNMVDWKDEGIILDLKKHVKWADRNAWAPCIIEKKIGKKYRYYFYYTAAQKIGVAVSSNPDGPFKDTGKPLVYEHPDGVSGGQEIDPDVFEDPISKKTYLYWGNGYMAVAELNEDMVSIKAQTTKVITPDNTFREGTSVFYRNGLYYFLWSEDDTRSPNYRVRYGIAKSPTGPISIPDQNLILKRDDLKGIYGTGHNSVIQVPGKDEWYIVYHRFQRPDGIKMGDAAGFHREVCVDRLQFDEGGNIIPVVPSP, from the coding sequence ATGAAACGATTATTATTTATAGCTGTTTGTCTATTTGTGCTAAGCTTGGCAATTGTTAATGGACAACAAAGTGATAAATCCAATTCGTATGTGGGTTACTTATTCGCATATTTTAGCGGCAATAATATGGATCAGGAGCAAATTCATTTTGCAGTGAGTAACGATGGTTATCATTTTACGGCACTGAATTATGACGCTCCGGTTATTAATTCCAGAGAAATAAGTTCTACAGGTGGTGTTCGTGATCCACATATTCTACGGTGTGAAGATGGTAAAACCTTTTATATGGTGGCTACTGATATGGTATCGGCCAATGGTTGGAGTTCGAATAGAGCAATGGTTCTTTTAAAATCTTCAGATTTAATTCATTGGTCATCTGCGGTGGTGAATATACAAAAGAAATACTCCGCACAAGACCGACTAAAAAGAGTATGGGCTCCTCAAACAATTTATGATAAAGAAGCAGGGAAATATTTGATCTATTGGTCGATGATGTACGAAGGAGGGGCGGATGTTATTTACTATGCTTACGCCAATGAGGACTTTACAGATATTGAAGGACGACCTCAACAACTGTTCTTCCCTGCTAATAAAAAGTCATGTATTGATGGTGATATTGTTTATAAAGATGGGAAGTACCATCTGTTTTATAAAACAGAAGGCCATGGTAATGGTATCAAAAAAGCTACCAGTACTTCTCTTACATCTGGTAAATGGATAGAGGAAGATGACTACCTGCAACAAACATCAAATCCAGTTGAGGGTTCAGGAATTTTTAAATTGATAAATGATGATTCCTATATTTTAATGTATGATATGTATACAGTAGGTAAATATCAATTTGCTAAAAGTAAGGACTTAAAGACCTTTTCTTTGGTTGATAAAGAGATTAAAATGGACTTTCACCCTCGGCATGGATCAGTGATTCCTGTAACTTCAAGTGAAATGGATGCCTTATTGGATAAATGGGGGCAGGGTTTTGATGCAGAAATTAAGTTGGGTAGTAATCCTGTTTTAGCAGGATTCTATGCCGATCCGGATATGATATTTTCCAACAAAACAAATAAATATTATTTATACCCAACATCGGACGGTTTTGAAGGTTGGTCGGGTACTTATTTTAAAACTTTTTCATCTACAAATATGGTGGACTGGAAAGATGAAGGAATCATTCTGGATTTAAAAAAACACGTAAAATGGGCTGATAGAAATGCTTGGGCTCCTTGTATTATTGAAAAAAAGATAGGCAAAAAATATAGGTACTATTTCTATTACACTGCAGCACAAAAAATAGGAGTTGCAGTGTCTTCGAATCCGGATGGGCCATTTAAGGATACCGGAAAACCATTGGTGTATGAGCATCCGGATGGTGTCAGCGGAGGACAAGAAATAGATCCGGATGTATTTGAAGATCCTATATCTAAAAAAACATATTTATACTGGGGAAATGGGTATATGGCCGTTGCTGAATTAAATGAAGATATGGTATCTATTAAAGCTCAAACAACTAAAGTAATAACTCCTGATAATACATTTAGAGAGGGAACATCTGTATTTTATCGTAATGGACTATATTATTTCCTATGGTCTGAAGATGATACGCGTAGTCCCAATTACCGGGTTCGCTATGGGATAGCAAAGTCTCCAACGGGTCCTATCTCTATCCCTGATCAAAATTTGATTTTAAAAAGAGATGATTTGAAAGGAATATATGGTACAGGCCATAATTCTGTAATACAAGTTCCTGGTAAGGATGAATGGTATATTGTTTACCATCGTTTTCAACGTCCGGACGGAATAAAAATGGGTGATGCCGCAGGTTTTCATAGGGAAGTATGTGTGGATAGACTACAATTTGATGAAGGAGGAAATATTATTCCGGTTGTGCCAAGCCCTTAA
- a CDS encoding HAMP domain-containing methyl-accepting chemotaxis protein, with product MRLQMPNIKFSLNNIKVSKRLIISYSILIVLMLIVGVFGLLAIRSTQEGSVIQGYIENVISDVRVVNEHNIAYRFDRNDYRPDIIREKSLLAIQSLEALRPFVTDSLMARFDSAYVDIASLSEYTEDYFESSMLYDSLVNRGLNLENEMTILYKKASLSFSQRMLFDEALDQIHLELYHQLLHQGIKKDMSLIDDAYNQIVKLVKSSVFPARMQLLVKDFGQTMQTFKTVHEHTGWANWKIERVTFDAVTSMDIISGRFKEYLSHELRQNIFMIVGTIILSLVFAVVIAFLIIRSIHGGLKETIAIAGRIAKGDLALNKLLGNSLRKDEFGQLKEEFVRMLHSLRKNVNSLLQMSSILEDTGNVLYNSAQQMSNNANGQAASVEEIGATLDEMARDINNNAKNANETKQLSNHSMQFIEKMADRNQLIIEKSMEIEGESTKVTGIAIQTNILALNASVEAAVAGSAGRAFGVVANQVKELASTSKQAADRILLLSKEGVEYSQEGGQIVNEVLPNLRQIDVKIDGVAMASNEQRYKSEQMIEALKNLNNLAQVNATQSEELSASSEELKEHAVLLKKQVDFFTL from the coding sequence ATGAGACTACAAATGCCAAACATTAAGTTTAGCTTGAATAATATTAAAGTAAGTAAGCGTTTAATCATTAGTTATTCCATATTAATTGTGTTGATGCTAATTGTAGGTGTTTTTGGATTATTAGCCATAAGAAGTACGCAGGAAGGATCTGTAATACAAGGGTATATAGAAAATGTGATCTCTGATGTTCGTGTAGTAAATGAACATAATATTGCATATCGGTTCGACCGGAATGATTATAGACCGGATATTATCCGGGAAAAGTCGTTGTTGGCTATACAAAGTTTAGAAGCTTTAAGGCCGTTTGTGACTGACAGTTTGATGGCCCGATTTGATTCTGCCTATGTAGATATAGCTAGCTTATCTGAATATACAGAAGATTATTTTGAATCATCGATGCTGTATGATAGTTTGGTTAATAGAGGATTGAATTTGGAGAACGAAATGACCATCTTGTATAAAAAAGCATCCTTATCGTTTTCGCAAAGGATGCTTTTTGATGAGGCACTTGATCAAATTCATTTGGAGTTATATCATCAACTTTTGCATCAGGGGATTAAAAAGGATATGTCACTCATTGATGATGCCTATAATCAAATTGTTAAGTTAGTGAAATCCTCTGTTTTTCCTGCGCGAATGCAGCTGTTGGTAAAGGATTTTGGACAAACAATGCAAACATTTAAAACGGTTCATGAACATACAGGATGGGCCAATTGGAAAATAGAAAGAGTAACTTTTGATGCGGTAACAAGCATGGATATAATCTCCGGACGATTTAAGGAGTACCTAAGTCATGAATTGCGTCAAAATATTTTTATGATAGTTGGCACAATTATTCTTTCTCTTGTTTTTGCAGTTGTGATCGCTTTTCTTATTATTCGTTCAATTCATGGAGGACTCAAAGAAACAATTGCCATTGCAGGAAGAATAGCAAAGGGAGATTTAGCATTGAATAAATTATTGGGTAATAGTCTGCGCAAAGATGAGTTTGGTCAGTTGAAAGAAGAGTTTGTACGCATGTTGCATTCTTTACGTAAAAATGTAAATAGTTTGCTTCAAATGTCGAGCATTTTAGAAGATACAGGTAATGTATTGTATAATAGTGCACAGCAAATGTCGAACAATGCCAATGGACAGGCTGCATCTGTGGAGGAAATTGGCGCAACGCTTGATGAAATGGCCCGTGATATAAATAACAATGCAAAAAATGCAAATGAAACAAAACAACTATCCAACCATTCCATGCAGTTTATTGAAAAAATGGCTGACCGTAATCAATTAATTATTGAAAAATCGATGGAGATTGAAGGTGAGTCAACAAAAGTGACTGGTATTGCTATTCAAACGAATATATTGGCACTGAATGCTTCTGTGGAGGCGGCCGTCGCTGGTTCGGCAGGGAGAGCTTTTGGTGTGGTTGCCAATCAGGTGAAAGAGTTGGCATCCACAAGTAAACAAGCAGCAGACCGTATTTTATTACTTTCTAAAGAAGGGGTTGAGTATTCGCAAGAGGGTGGACAGATTGTGAATGAAGTATTGCCAAACCTTCGTCAAATTGATGTGAAAATAGATGGGGTTGCAATGGCTAGCAACGAACAGCGTTATAAGTCAGAACAAATGATTGAAGCCTTGAAAAATCTTAATAACCTGGCACAAGTTAATGCCACTCAATCTGAAGAGCTTTCTGCTAGCTCTGAAGAATTAAAGGAGCATGCTGTTTTGTTAAAGAAACAAGTTGATTTTTTCACCTTATAA
- a CDS encoding glycoside hydrolase family 2 TIM barrel-domain containing protein produces MIKKIFMGALIILSPGLFAQKWQDPNVNAFNRAAMHSSFFAYESLEAANNSSQQSSSNYLSLNGTWKFNWVENAWQRPTDFYKVGYNDMDWGKMPVPGIWELNGYGDPQYVNIGYAWRSQYKNNPPIVPEENNHVGTYRQEIILPASWKGKDIVAHFGSVTSNISLYVNGKYVGYSEDSKLEAEFNLTKYLKPGKNLIAFQVFRWCDGSYLEDQDFWRFSGVGRDCYLYARNKTHLEDIKVIADLDRDYKNGLLKVKLDVKGKANVNLILSDAQGKTVVEKNVTGSGMITTDMEVANPLKWTAETPNLYKLTAVVKQGSKILEVIPLKVGFRKVEKINNQLCVNGQPILIKGVNRHELDPDGGYVVSRERMVQDILMMKKFNVNAVRTCHYPNNNLWYDLCDEYGIYVVAEANIESHGMGYGDATLAKNSQFAKAHMERNQRNVYRNFNHPAVIIWSMGNEAGFGGNFEACYKWIKNYDSSRLVQYEQAGQNDYTDIFCPMYYDYKRSEEYGQATDKTKPLIQCEYAHAMGNSEGGFKEYWELVRKYPMYQGGFIWDFVDQSIHWKDKSGNLIYGYGGDFNPYDASDNNFLDNGLISPDRKPNPHFYEVGYYYQSIWTKIIDVENGMIEIFNEYFFRDLSDFYLQWELVGDGKVLKTGIVNELNVAPQQKNSIRLDLGLTDKINAKEVFINVAYKLKSEEQGLDAGATLARQQLVVKEYQFEALQIANNKYVNQKLTSPELVENDVNYLLVLGESFQMDFNRHSGFLSRYIVDGKEVLKEGATLKPNFWRAPTDNDFGARLQYKYAVWKNPKMDLKSLDGKLNKDGLAEITAMYDMPEVSAQLVLNYLINNDGELMVKQQLLADDNASVSDMFRFGMKLEMPGSYDFISYYGRGPGENYVDRKDSEFVGLYQQQVHEQAYSYIRPQETGTKSDIRWWKQVDVSGFGICVNSNSTFSMSALNYTIDDLDDGKEKDQRHMPQVVKSDFVTICIDQKQMGLGCITSWGALPRPEYRIPYQDYEFEFVIKPVDHEFKIY; encoded by the coding sequence ATGATAAAGAAGATATTTATGGGGGCTCTAATTATTTTGAGTCCTGGTCTTTTTGCCCAGAAGTGGCAAGATCCAAATGTGAATGCATTTAATAGGGCTGCTATGCACAGTTCATTTTTTGCTTATGAATCGTTAGAAGCTGCCAATAATAGCAGTCAGCAATCATCATCTAATTATTTGAGTTTAAATGGAACATGGAAATTTAATTGGGTGGAAAATGCATGGCAACGTCCAACCGATTTTTATAAAGTGGGATATAATGATATGGATTGGGGAAAAATGCCTGTTCCGGGAATCTGGGAACTAAATGGATATGGTGATCCTCAATATGTAAACATTGGTTATGCTTGGAGAAGTCAGTATAAAAATAATCCGCCAATTGTTCCTGAAGAGAATAATCATGTAGGTACCTACCGTCAAGAAATCATACTTCCTGCTAGTTGGAAGGGGAAAGATATTGTTGCTCACTTTGGTTCTGTTACATCTAATATCTCTTTGTATGTGAATGGAAAATATGTGGGATATAGTGAAGATAGTAAGTTGGAAGCTGAGTTTAATTTGACCAAGTATTTAAAGCCTGGAAAAAACCTGATTGCTTTTCAAGTGTTTCGCTGGTGTGATGGGTCTTATTTAGAAGACCAGGACTTTTGGAGATTTAGCGGGGTCGGAAGAGATTGTTATTTATATGCGCGTAATAAAACCCACCTTGAAGATATTAAAGTGATAGCTGATTTAGATCGTGATTATAAAAACGGTTTATTAAAGGTAAAGCTTGATGTGAAAGGTAAGGCTAATGTAAATCTTATTTTGTCGGATGCGCAAGGTAAGACTGTGGTCGAAAAAAATGTGACCGGTTCGGGTATGATAACCACAGATATGGAGGTTGCTAATCCTCTAAAATGGACTGCAGAGACGCCTAATTTGTATAAATTAACTGCAGTTGTTAAGCAAGGTAGTAAGATACTGGAGGTTATTCCATTAAAAGTTGGATTTCGTAAGGTGGAAAAAATTAATAATCAGCTGTGCGTGAATGGTCAACCTATCTTGATTAAAGGAGTTAATCGACATGAATTGGATCCAGATGGAGGTTACGTAGTCTCTCGTGAAAGAATGGTTCAGGATATCCTGATGATGAAAAAATTTAATGTAAATGCAGTTAGAACTTGTCATTATCCAAACAATAATTTGTGGTACGACTTGTGCGATGAGTATGGGATTTATGTCGTTGCGGAAGCAAATATAGAATCGCATGGAATGGGTTATGGAGATGCTACCTTGGCAAAAAACTCACAGTTTGCTAAGGCGCATATGGAGCGTAATCAACGTAATGTGTACCGTAATTTTAACCACCCAGCAGTCATTATATGGTCCATGGGTAATGAAGCAGGTTTTGGTGGAAACTTTGAAGCGTGTTATAAATGGATTAAGAATTATGATTCATCTCGCTTAGTGCAATATGAACAAGCAGGTCAAAACGACTATACGGATATCTTTTGTCCCATGTACTATGATTATAAGCGTAGTGAAGAGTACGGTCAGGCAACAGATAAAACAAAACCTTTAATACAATGTGAGTACGCTCATGCAATGGGTAACTCTGAAGGTGGTTTTAAAGAATATTGGGAACTGGTTCGTAAGTATCCTATGTATCAAGGTGGTTTTATCTGGGATTTTGTGGATCAATCTATCCATTGGAAAGATAAATCAGGAAACCTGATTTATGGCTATGGAGGTGATTTTAATCCCTACGACGCATCTGATAATAACTTTTTGGATAACGGATTGATTAGTCCTGATCGTAAACCAAATCCACATTTTTATGAGGTAGGTTATTATTATCAATCAATATGGACAAAAATAATCGATGTAGAAAATGGTATGATAGAAATATTTAATGAATATTTCTTTAGAGATTTGTCTGATTTTTATTTGCAATGGGAACTTGTTGGTGATGGAAAAGTGCTTAAAACAGGTATTGTAAATGAATTGAATGTGGCGCCCCAACAAAAAAATAGTATCCGTTTAGATCTTGGGCTTACGGATAAAATAAATGCAAAAGAAGTTTTTATAAATGTAGCTTATAAACTAAAATCAGAAGAGCAGGGACTTGATGCAGGCGCAACCTTAGCTCGTCAACAGTTAGTTGTTAAGGAGTATCAGTTTGAGGCTTTGCAAATAGCCAATAATAAATATGTTAATCAAAAGCTTACTTCTCCTGAACTGGTGGAAAATGATGTTAATTATTTGTTGGTGTTGGGAGAAAGCTTTCAGATGGATTTCAACCGGCATTCTGGTTTTTTATCTCGTTACATTGTTGATGGAAAAGAAGTGTTAAAAGAAGGGGCCACCTTAAAGCCAAACTTCTGGAGGGCACCTACTGATAATGATTTTGGAGCTAGACTGCAATATAAATATGCGGTGTGGAAAAATCCTAAAATGGATTTAAAATCACTTGATGGCAAACTGAATAAAGATGGTTTGGCTGAAATAACGGCTATGTATGACATGCCCGAAGTTTCGGCTCAGTTAGTATTGAACTACCTCATTAATAATGATGGTGAACTGATGGTTAAACAACAGTTGCTGGCTGATGATAATGCTAGTGTTTCAGATATGTTTCGCTTTGGGATGAAGTTGGAAATGCCTGGTAGTTATGATTTTATTAGCTATTATGGAAGAGGTCCTGGTGAAAATTATGTGGATAGAAAAGATTCTGAATTTGTAGGCTTGTATCAACAACAGGTTCATGAGCAAGCTTATTCCTATATTCGACCACAGGAAACTGGTACTAAATCTGATATTAGGTGGTGGAAACAGGTAGATGTTTCAGGCTTTGGTATCTGTGTAAATTCTAATAGTACTTTCTCAATGTCTGCGCTAAATTATACGATTGATGACTTAGACGATGGAAAGGAAAAGGATCAAAGGCATATGCCTCAAGTTGTAAAGAGTGATTTTGTAACTATTTGTATTGATCAAAAACAAATGGGATTAGGGTGTATAACCAGTTGGGGAGCATTACCAAGACCAGAATATAGAATACCGTATCAGGATTATGAATTTGAGTTTGTTATTAAACCGGTAGATCATGAATTTAAAATCTACTAA